A single Eulemur rufifrons isolate Redbay chromosome 9, OSU_ERuf_1, whole genome shotgun sequence DNA region contains:
- the NATD1 gene encoding protein NATD1 has protein sequence MAQSAAVPPGAPEQGCPIRVEHDRRRRQFTVRLNGCHDRAVLLYEYVGKRIVDLQHTEVPDAYRGRGIAKHLAKAALDFVVEEDLKAHLTCWYIQKYVKENPLPQYLERLQP, from the exons ATGGCGCAGTCGGCCGCGGTGCCGCCGGGCGCGCCGGAGCAGGGCTGCCCCATCCGCGTGGAGCACGACCGCCGGCGCCGCCAGTTCACCGTCCGGCTCAACG GATGTCACGACCGGGCTGTCCTGCTCTATGAGTACGTGGGCAAGCGGATCGTGGACCTGCAGCACACTGAGGTCCCTGACGCCTACCGCGGGCGCGGCATCGCCAAGCACCTTGCCAAG GCCGCCCTGGACTTCGTGGTGGAGGAGGACCTGAAGGCCCACCTCACGTGCTGGTACATCCAGAAGTACGTCAAGGAGAACCCGCTGCCACAGTACCTGGAGCGGCTGCAGCCGTAA